A single region of the Hoeflea prorocentri genome encodes:
- a CDS encoding CaiB/BaiF CoA transferase family protein, whose amino-acid sequence MRDLESLLVITLEHAVAAPYASCKLADAGARVIKVERPEGDFARNYDQLVNGLSAYFIWINRGKESICLNLKAAEDLKLFKNMLAAADVFIQNLGPGVIERLGIDIKQVRRDNPKLIACSISGYGKEGPAKNQKAYDLLIQAESGLSAINGTEHGPARVGVSVCDIAAGMTAYQAILQALIARSRTGEGREIEVSLFHAMADWMNVPYLQFKYGDKRPTRMGLSHPTIAPYGAFECSDGKVLLLSIQNEREWASLCELVLEDKTLPTREGFDSNSARVNNREQVDRLVAEAVARRTRAQNIETLKSAGIAFGRLSEMEDVVKHPQHKFVAVETETGVVDLLAPGASVVGEEHVFAPVPKRGEHSEQIRDEFGSN is encoded by the coding sequence ATGCGCGATTTGGAGTCACTGCTGGTCATAACGTTGGAACACGCAGTGGCGGCACCTTACGCATCCTGCAAGCTCGCGGATGCGGGAGCCAGAGTTATAAAGGTGGAGCGCCCGGAGGGCGATTTCGCCCGGAACTACGATCAGCTGGTCAACGGATTGAGTGCCTATTTTATCTGGATAAACCGGGGCAAGGAATCGATCTGCCTGAATCTGAAAGCGGCTGAGGACCTGAAACTGTTCAAAAACATGCTTGCCGCCGCCGACGTGTTTATCCAGAATTTGGGGCCCGGTGTGATTGAGCGGCTGGGCATCGATATCAAGCAAGTGCGGCGCGACAATCCCAAACTCATCGCCTGTTCTATTTCCGGGTACGGCAAGGAAGGTCCAGCGAAAAACCAGAAGGCGTACGATCTTCTCATTCAGGCGGAGAGCGGGCTGAGCGCAATCAATGGAACCGAACACGGACCTGCAAGGGTCGGTGTATCCGTTTGCGATATTGCCGCTGGAATGACAGCCTACCAGGCGATTTTACAGGCACTCATAGCACGGTCCAGGACCGGTGAAGGCCGTGAGATCGAAGTGTCGCTGTTTCATGCGATGGCAGACTGGATGAATGTCCCGTACCTTCAATTCAAATACGGTGATAAGCGGCCCACGCGCATGGGGCTGTCTCATCCGACCATTGCTCCCTATGGCGCCTTTGAATGCAGTGACGGCAAAGTGCTGCTGCTGTCCATTCAAAATGAAAGAGAATGGGCCTCTCTTTGCGAGCTCGTGCTTGAGGACAAAACACTTCCGACGAGAGAGGGCTTCGACAGCAACTCAGCCCGCGTGAACAACCGCGAGCAGGTCGACCGCTTGGTTGCCGAGGCGGTTGCCAGGAGAACCAGGGCGCAGAACATCGAAACGCTCAAATCTGCTGGAATTGCCTTTGGGCGATTGTCTGAAATGGAAGACGTGGTCAAACACCCTCAACACAAATTTGTGGCAGTGGAAACAGAGACCGGAGTTGTTGATCTCCTGGCGCCCGGCGCATCGGTCGTGGGAGAAGAACACGTCTTTGCGCCTGTCCCGAAAAGGGGGGAGCACAGCGAACAGATTCGCGACGAATTTGGTTCGAATTGA
- a CDS encoding ABC transporter substrate-binding protein gives MLKRLAVAALSLPLALSLNNAANAEGLDELPPELAAAYEGVDEGQPVGPSKYRDWTPRSGPPWKIGYASSYAGNTWRAEGMTRLMDVMLPQYKEAGLVSEVKVTQSDLNDARQIQQIRQLVDEGVDAIIICCSNPVALNKAVKYAYDKGVVVFSYSGYLTSDFALNASSNYTDGGYQIAKALIEEVGGKGNFLLVSGIPGAASSESFDTGARRALEEFPDAKLVGQVAGNWTDQVAQTEVQKFLATNPAKIDGIIAQGSQETGILKAVLQSGRDVMPISLAGSAGAACYLKKNPGWISHAFQIWPPGDEMELGFNSVIRTLQNQGPKVQSILRPVYRVEAADYVASLPEDCSIDSTAYIQPGIDIWFDNERAAGYFLRPKDPLE, from the coding sequence ATGTTGAAACGCTTGGCTGTTGCCGCGTTGTCTTTGCCACTTGCGCTGTCGCTTAACAATGCGGCAAATGCGGAGGGGCTTGATGAATTGCCACCGGAACTCGCTGCTGCCTATGAAGGCGTCGATGAGGGGCAACCGGTCGGACCGTCGAAATACCGCGACTGGACACCGCGTTCGGGTCCGCCCTGGAAGATCGGATATGCAAGTTCCTATGCGGGCAATACCTGGCGTGCCGAAGGCATGACGCGACTGATGGATGTGATGCTTCCGCAGTATAAGGAAGCCGGTCTCGTATCCGAGGTTAAAGTAACGCAATCCGACCTCAACGATGCGCGTCAAATCCAACAGATACGCCAGTTGGTTGACGAGGGTGTGGATGCAATCATTATCTGCTGTTCAAACCCCGTTGCGTTGAACAAGGCCGTCAAATACGCCTATGACAAAGGCGTCGTCGTGTTTTCATACTCCGGCTACCTGACGTCCGACTTTGCTCTCAATGCATCATCAAACTACACAGATGGCGGCTACCAGATCGCCAAGGCGCTGATCGAGGAAGTTGGCGGCAAGGGCAACTTCCTGCTGGTTTCGGGTATTCCTGGCGCCGCTTCATCTGAAAGCTTCGATACCGGCGCGAGACGCGCTCTGGAAGAATTTCCGGATGCGAAACTTGTTGGTCAGGTGGCAGGAAACTGGACGGACCAGGTTGCGCAGACCGAAGTTCAGAAGTTCCTTGCGACCAACCCGGCAAAAATCGACGGAATCATTGCGCAGGGCTCGCAAGAGACCGGGATATTGAAAGCCGTCCTTCAGTCTGGCCGCGATGTGATGCCGATCTCTCTTGCCGGTTCGGCCGGTGCCGCCTGTTATCTGAAAAAGAATCCGGGATGGATCAGCCATGCTTTCCAGATTTGGCCTCCCGGCGATGAAATGGAGCTTGGCTTCAACTCAGTCATTCGCACGCTTCAAAATCAGGGCCCGAAAGTACAGTCGATCTTGCGGCCGGTCTATCGTGTCGAAGCTGCCGATTACGTAGCCTCCCTTCCTGAAGACTGCTCAATCGACAGCACCGCCTACATCCAGCCGGGTATCGATATCTGGTTCGACAACGAGCGGGCTGCCGGCTACTTCCTCCGCCCGAAAGATCCGCTTGAGTAG
- a CDS encoding sugar ABC transporter ATP-binding protein, whose translation MPLVTLKNISKNFGETHALRGANLETRLGEIHAIVGENGSGKSTMAKIISGVIVPDAGSVEVLGVHPKNPNDAIAAGVSTIFQEIMLAEDLTVYENTFAGSDSLWTKKYSVAEKRKITGEILGRLVGEPVNPDAIVRTLPLNIKQWIVIARAILNRPKVLIFDESSAALDLEATNRLHDEMRKLRDDGSCVILVTHRIAELVKITDSATVLRDGETVGRLSKEEITEENILKMMSASSSAEASTQARKVISTEQKPVLFVEGCKVTPDAKPFDFKVHAGEIVGIAGLDGAGQTEFLRQLSCIEAPAAGQVMVCDSSVETHELASLAEAEDAGITYVSGDRKLEGIFPNLSVFENFGVALMDRLTRRSGVIARDLIGAKLDVEMERLAIKLGHKSDKISTLSGGNQQKVLIARAFARSPRVIVLNDPARGVDVGTKQDLYKHLREFASNGGAVVYLSSEIEEFYNFAHRADVFVNKTIFASFKEQDINEDHVLSAMFGRTGHIEFDAQVEATVR comes from the coding sequence ATGCCACTTGTAACACTGAAGAACATCTCAAAAAACTTCGGCGAGACTCATGCGCTCCGCGGTGCGAACCTGGAAACCAGGTTAGGGGAAATACACGCTATTGTCGGCGAGAATGGCAGTGGCAAGAGCACCATGGCCAAGATCATATCGGGTGTCATTGTGCCAGACGCCGGATCCGTGGAGGTTCTTGGCGTTCATCCAAAAAACCCCAATGACGCCATCGCGGCCGGTGTCTCCACGATCTTCCAGGAAATCATGCTGGCGGAAGACCTTACGGTCTATGAAAACACCTTTGCCGGCAGCGACAGCCTTTGGACCAAAAAATACTCGGTTGCCGAAAAGCGAAAAATCACAGGAGAGATACTGGGCAGGCTGGTGGGCGAGCCGGTCAATCCAGACGCAATCGTGCGAACTCTGCCGTTGAACATCAAACAATGGATCGTCATCGCCCGAGCCATACTGAACAGGCCAAAGGTTCTGATCTTTGACGAAAGCTCCGCCGCACTGGATCTGGAGGCTACAAACCGGCTCCATGATGAGATGCGCAAACTCCGTGATGACGGATCCTGCGTGATACTTGTCACCCATCGCATAGCTGAGTTGGTCAAGATTACCGACAGTGCGACCGTTCTGCGCGATGGAGAAACCGTTGGCCGCCTTTCGAAGGAAGAAATTACTGAAGAGAACATCCTGAAAATGATGTCCGCGTCATCTTCCGCGGAGGCCTCTACTCAAGCCAGAAAGGTGATTTCGACCGAGCAAAAGCCGGTCCTGTTTGTTGAGGGCTGCAAAGTCACGCCAGACGCGAAGCCGTTTGATTTCAAAGTACACGCCGGTGAAATCGTTGGTATCGCCGGATTGGATGGAGCCGGGCAAACCGAGTTCTTGAGGCAATTGTCCTGTATCGAAGCGCCGGCGGCGGGTCAGGTTATGGTCTGCGACAGCTCGGTAGAGACTCATGAGTTGGCATCGCTGGCGGAAGCGGAAGACGCCGGCATCACCTATGTGTCCGGCGACAGAAAGCTGGAAGGCATTTTCCCGAACCTTTCGGTATTCGAAAATTTCGGCGTCGCGCTTATGGACCGGCTGACCCGCAGGAGCGGGGTCATCGCACGCGATCTGATCGGTGCCAAACTGGATGTTGAAATGGAAAGGCTGGCGATCAAGCTTGGGCACAAGTCCGACAAAATTTCGACGCTCTCCGGCGGCAATCAGCAAAAGGTTCTTATCGCGCGCGCCTTTGCCAGATCACCGCGTGTCATTGTCCTGAACGACCCTGCCAGGGGTGTCGATGTCGGTACCAAACAAGATCTCTACAAACACCTGCGTGAATTCGCCTCCAATGGCGGTGCTGTCGTCTACCTCTCATCTGAAATCGAGGAATTCTACAACTTCGCGCACAGGGCAGACGTTTTTGTAAACAAAACCATTTTCGCGTCGTTCAAAGAACAGGACATCAATGAAGACCATGTCCTGTCTGCCATGTTTGGAAGAACCGGCCACATTGAATTTGATGCACAAGTGGAGGCTACAGTCAGATGA
- a CDS encoding ABC transporter permease: MTQILHHLRGQFSHLIVPAGLVAVLLLICAFRSPQLFSAVGAAGAILVSAPLILAAMAITPIAMAGRGGVDLSIGPAIGFINVTIVTWLTSWGFESPVAVFVFAIVVGCIWQILLASMIVFVRVSPIIVSLAGFMILSGVNLVILPRPGGLAPDWLSDWGYGTELFSPVLFVLIAAFVLWFLFQRTAMFQHIRLMGADEKTAYTVGININVVRFAAHLSAGVLTGLAAVCLTGLIGSGDPSQGNTLTLQAITALVLGGTSLAGGRGGVVGSILGAIAMYLIFVVLSSFDFGAISGFMTQMSYGLILVLSLLLTLVATRPKPAAV, encoded by the coding sequence ATGACTCAGATCCTTCATCACCTTCGAGGTCAATTCAGCCATCTTATCGTGCCGGCAGGCCTGGTCGCCGTCCTGCTGCTGATCTGCGCCTTCAGATCGCCGCAGCTGTTCAGCGCTGTCGGGGCGGCCGGAGCAATCCTTGTATCCGCACCCCTTATTCTCGCAGCAATGGCCATCACGCCAATTGCCATGGCCGGAAGGGGCGGTGTTGATCTGTCGATCGGACCAGCCATCGGCTTCATCAATGTAACGATCGTCACCTGGCTGACCAGTTGGGGCTTTGAAAGCCCGGTGGCGGTGTTTGTATTCGCGATCGTCGTCGGGTGTATCTGGCAAATTCTGCTTGCTTCGATGATCGTATTCGTTCGCGTCTCACCGATCATCGTTTCCCTGGCAGGATTCATGATTCTGTCAGGTGTCAATCTGGTCATTCTGCCGCGACCAGGAGGTCTTGCGCCGGACTGGCTCTCCGACTGGGGATACGGCACCGAGCTTTTCAGCCCGGTCCTGTTTGTTCTGATCGCGGCCTTCGTTCTGTGGTTCCTCTTTCAACGAACCGCGATGTTCCAACACATCCGATTGATGGGCGCTGACGAAAAGACAGCGTACACGGTTGGCATCAACATCAACGTCGTGCGGTTTGCGGCGCATCTGTCTGCAGGCGTTTTGACCGGCCTCGCGGCTGTCTGTCTGACCGGCCTCATAGGTTCAGGAGATCCGTCGCAGGGCAACACGCTGACCCTGCAAGCCATTACCGCTCTTGTTCTGGGTGGCACGTCACTTGCCGGCGGAAGGGGCGGCGTCGTCGGGTCGATCCTTGGTGCGATAGCCATGTATCTGATTTTCGTCGTGCTGAGCTCTTTCGATTTTGGAGCTATCTCAGGTTTCATGACGCAGATGAGCTACGGCCTGATCCTCGTCCTGTCGCTGCTGCTGACCCTCGTTGCCACCAGGCCGAAACCAGCGGCCGTTTGA
- a CDS encoding ABC transporter permease: protein MDMQRQNPLTAIMSSDHKGIFLGGALLVILFSAGAFLVEGFASSNNIRSILLLAAFLGLAALGQTMVALVGGLDLSIPFVIGASNILLAYLFGTGIPAVFCILIIAVMGLGIGLLNAVLSYRLQGQALIVTLGVGFAVVGAAQIFTTLGSQYSGTVFSEVPKWFATIASINGKTLGLPIPPVVIIWALISGLVVFATNRMRRGREIYAIGGNRTAAARLRISEFRVWLLTYGVSGLMASITGMLLLGFSGGGFAGVGDPYLFTTVAAVVVGGTSLLGGSGGYGATVIGVLVLQVLTSLLVGLGLNYAAQQTVFGLLILPMVAIYARTPHIRMQI, encoded by the coding sequence ATGGACATGCAACGACAAAACCCACTCACAGCCATCATGAGTTCCGACCACAAGGGCATCTTCCTCGGAGGCGCGCTTCTCGTCATTTTATTTTCGGCCGGGGCCTTTCTGGTCGAGGGCTTTGCCTCTTCAAACAATATCAGATCGATCCTGTTGTTGGCCGCGTTCCTCGGACTGGCTGCCCTTGGACAAACAATGGTGGCGCTGGTCGGGGGACTGGATCTGTCCATCCCGTTTGTCATCGGCGCGTCGAATATTCTGCTCGCATATCTGTTTGGAACCGGTATCCCGGCTGTGTTCTGCATCCTCATCATCGCCGTGATGGGACTTGGTATCGGTCTTTTGAATGCTGTGCTCAGCTACCGGCTCCAGGGGCAGGCTTTGATTGTCACCCTGGGCGTTGGCTTCGCCGTCGTGGGAGCGGCTCAGATTTTCACGACACTTGGGTCTCAGTATTCCGGCACCGTCTTCAGCGAGGTTCCGAAATGGTTTGCAACCATTGCATCCATCAACGGCAAGACACTGGGCCTGCCCATCCCGCCGGTTGTCATCATCTGGGCTCTGATTTCCGGGCTTGTCGTTTTTGCCACCAACCGGATGCGCCGAGGCCGGGAAATCTATGCAATTGGCGGGAATCGAACGGCCGCTGCGAGATTGAGAATCTCGGAGTTCAGAGTTTGGCTGCTCACCTACGGCGTTTCCGGGCTTATGGCGTCAATAACCGGAATGCTGCTGCTTGGTTTTTCCGGCGGCGGTTTCGCCGGCGTTGGAGATCCGTATCTGTTTACGACTGTTGCGGCAGTCGTCGTCGGTGGAACCTCACTGCTCGGAGGTTCAGGGGGATATGGCGCAACGGTTATCGGCGTTCTTGTTCTCCAGGTCCTGACGTCGCTCCTGGTTGGCCTGGGCCTTAACTACGCTGCCCAGCAAACCGTATTCGGCCTTCTGATATTGCCGATGGTCGCCATCTACGCGCGAACCCCGCACATTCGAATGCAAATCTAA